The Dreissena polymorpha isolate Duluth1 chromosome 2, UMN_Dpol_1.0, whole genome shotgun sequence nucleotide sequence tgtcgcgcaaaatatcgtgtatcacttcgcgtgtcgtgtgtcgcccttgatgaaagaggGGCGATAATATAGatagcactatccggattccgtaatcaTAAGATACAAGCAGAGGACAATAATCCATGCGTGAAATCGATTACAGTAGTGACTGTTTGACGTCACTAATACGGTATATAAGGTCGGGTTTCACGAATGTCGTCCTTTTGCGAAATAGCTTGGACTGAGAAACCCCACCACCCGCCCAAATAAATTGCTGTTAATTATGTTTAACCTTTTTGTAATGTTCGAATGAACTGCCGAGATATTATAACAGAATTGCTGTCAATCTGTTGTGGGCAACCACGGCACACGTTCGGGTTACATTCACTAACTGTACACGACTCTTATGCAAGACGTCGGTTTTATCGTCGGGCCTCAAACCGTGGAGAGCGGCGATGCCATGGCATAGATACATCGCTATCGTCCAGAATTAAGTCAATCTCCAGGATGTCGCTGGGGCGCGACATTAGTTAATGGAAATTATGGGGAGCAAAGTGTCATCCAATGTGTTTGAGTGTTTCTGCAACTTAACGTGCCGTATAAAAGTGCTGTGATGTGTGCCTTCTTGAAACAAAATGAATGTGTGTTAATAGGTTATTTTGTTGCTGCATAATTGTGTTGTTCTAACCAGGACAGTTAATTCTTAAAATGTATGTCATTCTGACACCATAACTTATATGTcattattaacttattttatatgtttgatactTCATTCCAATATGTCATTCTATGTCTTGGAGGTAATCAGAAGCATTACAAGTATAAATATGTAACTATATAATGATGTACATACGTCCGAGGGACTTAAACTTAGCATTTTGTTGTCATCTATCACGTAGTGCTAGTCTGTATGTTGATGACagaaatgctttcaaaattatttttggtATAGTATGGAtgttctagtactcgctcgatggcacggcgtgcttaggcgtacctggaatagGTCTTTTTGGCTTTGGAAATTATTGTGGCATTGCGAATAGCAATCTACGGTACGGCGCACCGAGAATGTATATGGCCGGTTgaggtggccttagcgattgcgcatgtacaATAGTttcacggtacggcgtaccgagaatttatttgACCGGTTGCGGTGTTCTTAGCGATTGCCcgtgtataatatatatttccgAACCAGCCTGGTGTtcgttgaaataaaaattgcATAAATAATATGAGCATATTTCGGAGCTCTTGCGAAATAGCATATAATGCGATGCATTAATTGGTGGTGATGATTCCATAAACGAGAAGCTtaatcaatagtgcaactgggtttggggctatctttagggcagtacttccggtcgcctcctcgacatgaCCCAGTTGTAGTGATAGTCTAaagctgaggtttatttactcaagtgctagtctggtgtaaattatattccgccatttggccatttaattccatttatctttttgtattgatcctttcatatgttttgtatttttcaaagatacaatatcaaatatgtttgCGTAATCACATAcaaaatttataataaacatgtaactGATAAATTTTGCCTTTGTAGTAATTATTCATAAGCtcttgctcttgttaataaatacGCGTAGAACAATGGGATGTCGCCAAAGGATCAGGGATCCATTTGATAAGGAGGTTACTGTAAAGGAACATTCATGACAAAAACAAACGCTCAAAgacggttacactttgtaatccaAATTACTCTAACCGGATGAATGAATCTAATCTTGGTTAACGAATGGGatactgagctgctttctgaaataaagcactgtgtaaattgaaagttacATAGTGTtacgtcattggtcggttataaataccatTACCTCGTTTCTCTATACATAGTATTTGATtaagacgaaactaataatttggtattTTACGTGGAATTTCATATTAAATTGCAAtgaaaactttgatcttgctgtatgtgtttattgacgttattaattttattatacttatttttgtatttcattaagaattataatggGTGGCCCTTTTTGTAAGATGATTTTAGCAAACGATTAGCGCCTTAAGACATGGGCAATTGTTTAAGTGTcacattcatttaaatgtttaatgtgaacaataataAATGAACTCTTGATTTTTGGTATTAATACATTTGAGTGACATGATAAATTCGATAtttgtaaagttttttttttaaattgtacaagATGTGGTTAAAAAGTTATAGCAGCCTGTCGCGGATGTTGtcaatttcaatatatattaacattctaaatattgtataataaattgAACAGCTAATGAATTATCACTTTGTCTAATGTAAAAGAAACCAACTACATGATTGATGagttcttattttattaataaatgcatAAACTTGATAAAGATTTTATAATTTTACTCCGTTGCATTCAAATCCGTAAATAAGTATTAAAAGAGCTGATGAATAATTATCACAAAGGCATTTGTCagttacatgtttattataattatttttatgtgattaCGAAAACACATTTTGATATTGTATCTTTGAacattacaaaacatataaaaggaacaatacaaaaagataaatggaatttaatggCCAAATgacggaatataatttacaccagactagcactagagtaaataaaaCTCAGCTTTAGACTATCACTACAACTGAGgcatgtcgaggaggcgaccggaagtactgccctaaagatagccccaaccccagttgcactattgatttagcttctcgtttatgcaatcATCACCACCAATTAATGCACCGCATTATATGCTATTTCACAAGAGCTCCAAAATATGCTcatatttatttatgcaattccTAGTTCAACGAACACCAGGCTGGTTcggaaaaagatattatacacgggcaatcgctaaggccaccgcaaccggccaaataaattatcggtacgccgtaccgtgcaacatattgtacatgcgcaatcgctaaggccaccgcaaccggccaaataaattctcggtacgccgtattgtgaaacatattgtacatgcgcaatcgctaagacCACCGCAAGCGGCCAAATAcattctcggtacgccgtaccgtagaTTCCCATtgcaacatatattaaaatattcgcAATGCCACAATAATTTCCAAAGTTAAAAAGAGCAGTTTCGGGTATGCCTAAGCACGATTGCCATTGAGTGAGTACTAGAACACCTATACTATccagaaaataattttgaaagaattcctgccatcctcacacagACTAGCACTACGTGATAGATGAAAACAAAATACTAAGTTTAAGTCCCCCGGACGTATgtacatcattatatacatgtagtttcatatttatacttttaatgcTTTCGATCACCTCGAAGACATAGAATGTCATATTGGAACGAagtattaaacataaatataagtTAATAATGACATATAAGTTATGGTGTCAGATTGAATTAGATTTTAAGATTTAACTGTCGTGGTAAGAACAATATCTCACACTTTATGCAGCAACAATATAACATATTAATACACATTCATTTCGTTTCAAGAAGGCACACATCACAGCACTTTTACACGGCAAGTTAAGTTGCAGAAACACTCAAACACATTGGATGACCCTTTGTTCCCCATAATTTCCATTCACTAATGTCGCGTCCCAGCGACATCCTGGAGATTGACTTAATTCTGGACGATAGCGATGTATCCATACCATGGCGCCGCCGCTCTCCACGATTTGAGGCCCGACAATAAAACCGACGTCTTGCATAAGAGTGGTGTACAGTTAGTGAATGTAATCCGAACGTGTGCCGTGGTTGCCAACAACAGATTGACAGCAATTCTGTTATAAATATCTCGGCAGTAGATTCGAACATGACAAAAAGGTTAAACATAATTAACAGCAATTTATTAGGGAGGGTGGTGGAGCTTCTCAGTCAAAGCTTTTTCGCAAAAGGACGTCAAACGTGAAACCCGACCTTATATACCGTATTAGTCAATagtgacgtcagacagtcactacTGTAATCGATTTCACGCATGGATTATTGTCCTCTGCTTGTATCTTAtgattacggaatccggatagtgccaatTATAATCTCGCCCCTCTTTCAttaagggcgacacacgaagcgatacacgatattttgcgcgacacacgatattttgcgcaatatacgaagcgacgcgcgagaatgtactaCGAAATATTGCTCTTGTGTTGCTAGCCCTAAAGGGGATTTATCGTAGTAAATATCCaatgtcgcttcgtgtatcgcgcaaaatatcgtgtgtcgcttcttATATCgctcaaaatatcgtgtgtcgctttgagtatcgcacaaaatatcgtgtctcgcttTCTAAGGCCGACACACAAAACACGACACATTTTGTCTACGCAGTGCCACCTCCGGTTGCAGGTTCGATCCGCGGGGTCACGGCAGTCGGTCTGTTGCACGCATTCTGTGTTGGCTGAAATGTTAGATCACAACCCGAATGCACGATTGAGGTGAAATCATGATTTGAACAGATGTATTGATGAACGGATTTGTCTGTGAACTGTGTTTTTGCTAAAAGTATTTTTCAGAtaactaaaatttgaaaaaacaaatttaatataaactgAACGCTATGCCAAAAATTGAATGCAGTCGGACATCAGCACTTTTAAAGTTGAGAATAAGTGTCCTTCTAATCAAATTAGAACCAGGTAGATGATGTACAAACAATAAGTCCATTTATAAATGGTGTAAAACATAAAATTCGTGTTAAATTTAACAGTCCCGAATACACCGAATGTCGCCATCTAATTTTTGATACTGCTTGCAGTGTCAAACAATCAATTTTTATCGAATTTTATAATGATATGGATAAATTAAGCTTCCTCTCGTCTAATTAAAGACTTTTTAATAAAACTGCTAAATCCTTCAAACATatgataaacaagggctgtttgtgaaaCACGCATGACcgccaaatgggctgtcagttgtagtggcagccattgcgtGACAAAGTTAGAGTATGATTGACAATTAAAAGAAGATTTGCTCGCTGGACACATTGAGTTGCAGATGAGAGTCTGGTGTGTATTTGTCATAAACTTCAACCAGATCTTTGTGAGATATCTGTCAATGAACTCTTTCTGAATAAAACTTGAcctcaatgtttaaaatgattcgGAGAGATGCATATACAATTTGTATCATTAGTTTCCGAAGTCTAAGGCTGAGAGAAATCATTATTCAAAggctcataacttttttaaattcaatgGAGCAAATCAAACTGCGAATATGCACATGTTCTTCCTAAAAAAGCGTAAATAATTAAAGCAAAGGTTCATGAAAATGACGTATTAACAATCAAGGTGTTTAAACTCCCTCACAAAATCATTTGGCCATAACGTCATGAGAAGGATTTGCATGTAAAGTTTCGTCAAATTTTGATCATTAGTGTCTACGAAAAGTGTGATAATGGATGGAAGGACATACTGACATTGAGTAGGAAATTTAGATAACAAGGAAAATTCGTTTCAGATCCACCAAACGCAACTCCGTCAAAATAAGAAATTAGACGGATTGACAAAGCAGCAAGTACATGCTCTCCCCACCagagcataaaaaacaacatactaTTGAAAAAATCAATTATTACCCATTTTCTGATTACTTTCATCAACATTGTTAATGGTGTAAATAAGTAAATGATACGAAATTGTGTGCACAATTCACGTACTTTCACTGATATCAAACAGGTGACGTCTTTGTGAACCTTGGATAATTGTCATTAATGTCAATAATGTTGATCTCCACAACGCAAGTACTTGACATCCAATTGTCTCTGGCCTCTATGACAAGTCTGTATGAGTCAAGCACCTCGTAATCTACGACCAAGTTTGTCTTGATTATTCCACTTTTCGGCGGGTCTATGGTGAAGACGCCCTTCTCGTTTCCGCCAATGATGTGGTAGACGATATCAGAGTTTGGCCCGACGCTGTCAGCATCGCTTGCAGAAACCTGCAGaaattaaagaatattttatatCACTTGCTttcaatttattgttaaaaaaacctATTAAAATATAATTCTTCTTTTAGACTGTTAAAAAGCAGTAAAATGTTgacaaaagaagaaaaataataaaacaatataaaaagttataataatattcacatttatACACACACagtgatataaatatttaacaaaaaataattatagtaAACACACTTATAAACAGaaaattgttttaatacacaATTAATAAGATGAATGAAATGTAAATGGACAATTGTAGTTCACCTTGTATCAAAAACCTTTGAAACTCATACCTTCATAACATAAGTGTTCATCGGCACTTCCTCATACAACTCGGTCACGTATTTGTTCTGTGAGAACAAGGGCGGGTTGTCGTTGATGTCAATTATGTTGATCTCCACAACGCAAGTACTTGACAGCGACACTGTCCCATTGTATCTAGCCTCTATAACAAGTATGTACGAGTCTTGCACCTCGTAATCTACGATCGCGATTGTCTTGATCATTCCTCTTTTTGACGGGTCTATGGTGAAGACGCCCTTCTCGTTTCAGCCAATAATGCGGTAAACGATGTCAGAGTTTGGCCCGATGCTGTCAGCATCACTTGCAGAAACCTGCAGAAATTAAAGAATCTTTTACTTCCTTTATCTTtcaatttggttaaaaaaaaacaattaaaatatacttCTTCTTTTACGTAAGCTAAGACAGTTAATAAGCAGTAAAATGTCGACAAAAGAAGAGGCATAATTAAACGATGTAAAAAgtaataatactatttatattcATACACACACAgtgatataaataatttaatagtaataattatagtaaacacacttataaaaagaaattatttttttaatgcacaaTTCATAAGATGAATGAAATGTAAATGCACAATTGTAGTTCACCTTGTATCAAAAAGCTTTGAAACTCATACCTTCATAACATAAGTGTTAATCGGCCCTTCCTCATACATCTCGGTCACGTATTTGTTCTGTGAGAACAAGGGTGGGTTGTCGTTGATGTCAATAATGTTGATCTCCACAACGCAAGTACTTGACAGCGACACTGTTCCATTGTCTCTGGCCTTTATAACAAGTCTGTACGAGTTCTGCACCTCGTAATATACGATCGCGATTGTCTTGATCATTCCACTTTTCGGCGGGTCTTTGGTGAGTACGCCCGTCTCGTTTCCGCCAACGATGCGGTAGACAATGTCAGAGTTTGGCCCGATGCTGTCAGCATCACTTGCAGAAACCTGCAGAAATTAAAGAATCTTTTACTTCACTTGCCTtcaatttggttaaaaaaaactattaaaatattCTTCTTCTATTACGTAAGCAAAGACAGTTTAAAAGCAGTAAAATGTTGACAAAAGAAGAAACATAATAAAACGATGTAAACAGTGATAGTAATATTCACATTCATACACACACAgtgatataaataattaaataatattaattatagtaACACACTTCTAAACAGAAAGTTGTTTTAATGCACAATTCATAAGataaatgaaatgtaaatgcaCAATTGTAGTTCACCTCGTATCAAATACCTTTGAAACTCATACCTGCAAGACATAAGTGTTAATCGGCACTTCCTCATACAACTTTTTCACGTATTTGTTTTGTGAGAACAAGGGCGGGTTGTCGTTGATGTCAATAATGATGATCTCCACAACGCAAGTACTCGAAAGAGACAGTGTCTTCCCATCGTCTCTGGCCTCTATAACAAGTCTGCATGAGTCCTGCACCTCGTAATCTACGATCGCGATTGTCTTGATCATTCCACTTTTCGGCGGGTCTATGGTGAAGACGCCCTTCTCGTTTCCGCCAAAGATGTGGTAGACGATGTCAGAGTTTGGCACGATTCTGTCAGCATCACTTGCAGAAACCTGCAGAAATTCAAGAATCTTTTACTTCATTTGATATCACTTTGgtttaaaaaacttttaaaatatacttCTTCTTTTACGTAAGCTAAGGCAGTTTAAAAGCAGTAAAATGTTGACAAAAGAAGAGACATAATAAAACAACGTAAAAAGTAATATTAATATTCACATTAATGCAAACAgtgatataaataattaaaaaataatagttataGTAAACACACTTATAAACAGAAAATCGTTTTTAATGCACAATTTATAAGATGAATAAAATGTAAATGCACACTTGTAGTTCACTTTGTATCAAAAAGCTTTGAAACACATACCTGCAAAACATAAGTGTAAATCGGCACTTCCTCATACAACTTTTTCACGTATTTGTTCTGTGAGAACAAGGGCGGGTAGTCGTTGATGTCAATAATGTTGATCTCCACAACGCAAGTACTCGACAGGGACAGTGTCTTCCCATCGTCTCTGGCCTCTATAACAAGTCTGTACGAGTCCTGCACCTCGTAATCTACGATCGCGATTGTCTTGATCATTCCACTTTTCGGCGGGTCTATGGTGAAGACGCCCTTCTCGTTTCGCCAATGATGCGGTAGACGATGTCAGAGTTTGGCCCGATGCTGTCAGCATCACTTGCAGAAACCTGCAAACATTAAAGAATCTTTTACTTCATTTGCtttcaattaagtttaaaaaactacatgtattaaaatatacttCTTTTAACCTGTTAAAAAGCAGTAAAATGTTGACAAAAGAAGagacataataaaacaatgtcaaaagtaataataatattcaaattcatACACACACAgtgatataaataattaaaacaaatatatagttaacacaattataaacagaaaattgtttttaatacaCATTTCATAAGAAGAATGAAATGTAAATGCACAATTGTAGTTCACCTCgtatcaaatacatttgaaaCTCATACCTGCATAACATAAGTGTTAATCGGCACTCTCTCATACAACTCGGTCACGTATTTGTTTTGTGAGAACAAGGGCGGGTTGTCGTTGATGTCTTGGAGAGACACCCAGACGGTCGTATACGCGGACTCATTCCCGACAGTGGCTGCGACAATAAGACTAATGTGCTGGCTCTCCTCGTAATCTATCGCTTCTGTGTTGCTATCGGTAACCAATCCTGATGAGTGGAAAAAGACCTGTTAGTAACTCAAGCATGGAAATCAGTGCCAAATGTAAGTAAATGTATAAAGAAATAATGGTGCAATCACAAAATGGTGAGCTCTAGTGGAAAAACTATTACATCTCCAATTACTTAAAGCAGGATTAATAGAAATCAAATGGGCTCTGTAATTGAATATTTGCATATTTCATAATGTAATTATGtaagttaaaataattgtgtctTTATTAAATGCTAAGATGATCATATAATCAtatacaatattttgttattatttactgGTATTTGTTTTCATTGAAGGTAAATAATGTAGTGATAAGAAGTCAACCGACTCAGTTTTCAATTATTCCGAGAAACAGAGACATAATTATGAGATACAGTTGTCTCATGTAGCTGAAGCTTTCAAGACCAACACGTTAATTAGATGTTAactgaacaaacacaatattttcaTCACACTTACTTCAATTTTTATAAAGGGCACAAACAAAATACAGGTAGATTGtaattttctgcaaaaaatacaacaattcaTTTGTACACTTTACTAACCCTGCAAGTTGATCGAAAAGGCTTGGTTGGTATTTCCAGAGGCAAAACTGAACTCGAGCCCCGGCTGAACAGatgtcactgcgaccttgacgaCCGAGGTCGAGGGTGGGCTGTGCTCGGGAATGGTGGACGTGTAGTTGGTACTCGTGAACTGGATCTGACTGGTTCCTCCCCCTACATTGATCTTCACCACATCTGTGTGCAATGAACCCCAATAAGTATTCACAAGTGTGGACAAAGTGATGGCATTATTATGCGTCTACTTTAGTTTAACATCACAGTAAATTGATCATCATGTATACAATGGCACCTTGTGaatgaaatgatattcatccttttataaatgttttgttcataATGTTTTTCTTCCAATCTTTAAGTCTGAAACTTTTCTTGTGACATTTTATTGCAATTAGATGCTCTCAAAAATTAAGTTGGACAATTCATGCCGTAACTGAAAAACAAGAAAACTTAATATTTTCAATGAGGGTAGCAAGGCATAATTTATCTGTTTTTATTGAGAATTGCTCTGTGagaagggggttaaatgcatgtgagcAAAGCGTTGCCGTAGAAtagcctgtggagtctgcacaggctcatcagggacaacacgttctgccttaactggattttcactaagaagagacttcctttaaacaaacaagggcagtttgtaaaacacgcatgccccccccccctcccagttgtagtgacagctattgtgtgaatacgttaattcttgagttatcatccggaaaccatttcactgcttcaggtcactgtgaccttgaactttgacctagagtccggaaaataaataggggtcatctgtcggccatgaccaatgtccccatgaactttcctaATCC carries:
- the LOC127870274 gene encoding protocadherin Fat 3-like, translated to MIKTIAIVDYEVQDSYRLVIEARDDGKTLSLSSTCVVEINIIDINDYPPLFSQNKYVKKLYEEVPIYTYVLQVSASDADRIVPNSDIVYHIFGGNEKGVFTIDPPKSGMIKTIAIVDYEVQDSCRLVIEARDDGKTLSLSSTCVVEIIIIDINDNPPLFSQNKYVKKLYEEVPINTYVLQVSASDADSIGPNSDIVYRIVGGNETGVLTKDPPKSGMIKTIAIVYYEVQNSYRLVIKARDNGTVSLSSTCVVEINIIDINDNPPLFSQNKYVTEMYEEGPINTYVMKVSASDADSIGPNSDIVYRIIG